A genomic region of Kluyveromyces marxianus DMKU3-1042 DNA, complete genome, chromosome 5 contains the following coding sequences:
- the VHT1 gene encoding Vht1p: protein MGGFNWRKYIPHERVVYEKYEAEYVSSSSDDVSEVDGQVLGQKQTVEEYTKPVSVVTSMGELRSDIPYELRDEAGRKWWKFFDEFEYRANKEYKKSRNWYSFLYPNHTTHSKAERTLLYKLDLVIGVYFLMLCWSKSLDTNNLTNAYVSGMKEDLHMKGNDYINTSVIGTVGAIVFQLPFMYILPRYPAHIVLPVMDMGWTWFTFACYRAKSLAELRAYRFILNAFGSAYYPVSQYILGCWYAPDEISSRVCLFFCGQLLGGVTSGLLQARIYKGLDGTFGIAGWRWMFLIDAVAISLPTVIIGFFVIPGIPSKCYSLFLTDEEIRIARRRNIRNQIIDGVEKSKLPSLLSFKLWKKVFTSPNFWVLIVFDMCSWNCMTAFSGSYTLWLKSIPSYSIVQVNNLSVLPACLGFAYVFFCAFGADIFRCKWIFMVFAASMNIISCAILIKWDVSSSAKWFAFLMTYWSVASSPCLWSFINDFLRFDPQMKAIIWIAIYAFSQSTYAWIPTLAWQTVEAPKFKTGYIVSIIFGTIYGLWTFVVLFFYKRQERKHAFGNGIILFNSSKQEPIPSFVEEDLVKRGEYYYLKTEPTNTDMYPEGNKTTTSTEETFSS, encoded by the coding sequence ATGGGTGGATTTAACTGGAGGAAGTATATTCCACATGAAAGGGTGGTGTATGAGAAATATGAAGCTGAATATGTATCTTCATCTAGCGATGATGTGTCTGAGGTAGATGGACAGGTTCTAGGACAGAAACAGACGGTTGAGGAATATACCAAGCCAGTTTCTGTAGTCACTAGTATGGGAGAATTGAGATCAGACATTCCATATGAATTAAGAGATGAAGCTGGACGTAAATGGTGGAAATTCTTCGATGAGTTCGAATACAGAGCGAACAAAGAGTATAAGAAGTCTAGAAATTGgtattcttttctctaCCCCAATCATACCACGCATTCCAAAGCTGAAAGAACGTTACTTTACAAATTGGATTTGGTTATCGGTGTCTACTTCTTGATGCTTTGTTGGAGTAAGTCTTTGGACACTAATAACCTAACCAATGCATATGTCTCTGGTATGAAGGAAGATTTGCATATGAAGGGAAATGATTATATCAACACTTCCGTTATCGGAACTGTTGGTGCTATTGTGTTTCAGCTACCCTTCATGTACATTTTGCCCAGGTACCCTGCTCATATAGTGTTGCCGGTGATGGATATGGGTTGGACTTGGTTCACCTTCGCCTGTTACAGAGCTAAAAGTTTGGCCGAACTAAGAGCATACCGTTTCATCTTGAATGCCTTTGGTTCAGCCTACTACCCCGTTTCACAGTATATCTTAGGGTGTTGGTACGCACCTGATGAAATCTCGTCCAGAGTGTGTTTATTCTTCTGTGGACAATTGTTGGGTGGTGTCACTTCAGGTCTACTCCAAGCTAGAATCTATAAGGGATTGGATGGTACTTTCGGTATTGCAGGCTGGAGGTGGATGTTCTTGATTGACGCTGTTGCTATCTCGTTGCCTACTGTTATTATTGGCTTTTTCGTGATTCCAGGTATTCCTTCGAAATGTTATTCATTATTCTTAACTGATGAGGAGATTAGAATCGCCAGGAGGAGAAATATTAGAAACCAAATCATTGACGGTGTTGAAAAATCTAAGCTTCCTTCTTTACTATCCTTCAAGCTATGGAAGAAGGTTTTTACTTCACCAAACTTCTGGGTTCTAATTGTATTTGATATGTGTTCTTGGAATTGTATGACAGCATTTAGTGGTTCTTATACATTGTGGCTAAAATCCATCCCATCATATTCTATTGTGCAAGTTAATAACCTTTCCGTTTTGCCTGCATGTCTCGGTTTCGCTtatgtcttcttctgtgCGTTTGGTGCGGACATATTCCGTTGTAAATGGATATTTATGGTTTTTGCTGCGTCCATGAATATTATATCATGTGCTATTTTAATCAAATGGGACgtttcatcttctgctAAATGGTTTGCATTCTTGATGACATATTGGTCTGTGGCTTCTTCTCCATGCCTATGGTCTTTCATCAATGATTTCTTAAGATTCGACCCTCAAATGAAAGCTATTATATGGATCGCGATTTACGCATTCTCACAATCAACATATGCATGGATTCCAACTCTTGCTTGGCAAACTGTGGAGGCGCCAAAGTTCAAGACTGGTTACATTGTATCCATCATATTTGGTACCATCTACGGGTTATGGACCTTCGTGGTTTTATTCTTCTACAAGAGGCAAGAACGTAAACATGCATTTGGTAATGGTATTATCTTGTTTAACTCCAGCAAGCAGGAACCAATTCcatcttttgttgaagaagatctaGTAAAAAGGGGCGAGTACTATTATTTGAAGACGGAGCCTACTAATACTGACATGTACCCTGAGGGTAACAAGACAACCACCTCGACGGAAGAGAC